A window of Sphaeramia orbicularis chromosome 8, fSphaOr1.1, whole genome shotgun sequence genomic DNA:
CATCCTAGAGCTTGGAGCAGGAACAGGATTGACCAGTATTATCATGGCAACCTTAGCCAAAACAGTTTACTGCACAGGTATGTCTTAAATCACAGAAATGATTCTTACCATTTTCATGCCTGATATGAAgaatttttcctgaatgtttttattcctctttaggcatgaaaaaaaacaatgcaattgaaagttttttttattaagaacatatttttcatggtgttacaaaaaatatccactcagctggacaccatgcgttgaaATACTTACTTAACaaaccaatatcagaaagtgatatactgtgtgaaatctatgaaataaaaacatttttaatgctgctaatcagatgttttctcaaattttaacatattctaatactagttgagATGTGGAAGAAACAGACATGGACACAGGATTGCAGTTCGGAGAGTATCAGAGAATCTCACTTTAATTCCAGTCTTTTATACATTTGAGTATGTGCTGTGGTACATGTGAATTCATGCCCATAAATTGAATTTTTGGCCATCACTACTTCTGGTAAATattcagcatttctgacttccgGTCAGCTATCTTGgttataagtttaaaaaaaaaaaaaaaaaaaaaagcacttcccaCAACTGGCCAACAGGTGGCAGGGTATAGGATGACcgtgagcatccactgtgttggctcatatgcaactaaaacaacagacCTTATGAATAtgctagagcagtggttctcaaccttttttcaatgatgtaccccctgtgaaatatcttttcagccaagtaccccctaaccagcacAAAGCAtctttggttgaaaaaaatgacttaaaacagagtgctgtgccatcagtgtctgatttattaaactttggaagtCCATTTGTAGTAGTCTCTCtcgaactatttggaaataaaaagatataactaaaaaatgaaagaaagaattaacttagttataaataaagatttgtgcacaaaaaaataattctcagcataaagtgtcctcctttgggatcatagtaaagatctgttctcaaaaagaaatcaTTAACTTAATTTTAAATAAAGGCAGAAactgctaaaaataataataataaaaaaaattatcatcttaaaatatctatttaataattaaaaagaagACTGACAACATTACCAGCTGTCAACACTGAATATTGCATTGTTGCACTGAACTGAGTGTTTTTGCATTTAGTCAGACATTTTAGTGAGACACAGGCTTGTGCTTCGCTGAGGATCTTTGTCATTCTTGGTGGCAGGGAGGCAACTGCTGTGATCAAGctctttatttttaaaggatttttgcatggatactacttttgaaatatattttaaaatctcacgtatcccctggagtgccttcacgtacccccaggggtacatgtacccccattTGCGAACCACTGTACTAGAGGATGCcaaggacattaatccatttccttcatctactgtttatttaactgttgtttgttttcatatccaactaattccgTAAAGCCCTGTAAggcaactttgttgtgatatagggctctacaaataaaattgaattgaattgaactgaatagaGAACAGCtattgaatagctgtccactgtagtgaccactatgcatgaaagggttaaacttaacccaacttcttcacattttattatgGATTACACTGTAACTCTAATATCTGCATAAATCTTATCTTTAATATGTAATATATCACATATATTTTCCTATTTAGGAAGTCTATTGATATGTCTGCCCTACAGTCAGTTGCCCTATTCGGATGGCACTAGTATTACCTGTGGAACTGTGGTCATTTGTGATAATTGTGGAGGACGGCTGTGGTCTTCATCCCACATAAATCTGCCATGTCCATAATTGTCCACAATTCCAAGTGACCTACCCAGTGTCAGCAAACACAGATGGTATTATTCCCATCCAAATCAACACCTCTGTAATTTGATGGATATGCACCCATTATATGCATTATTTTCTACCTATTTAATGACTAATGATGATAGTGGCTGAgctggtgatgataaatgaaagtttttaaagtattttaggTCAAAATACAAGAGGCTCATATCACCATATAATAAGGACATGCGCTAAAATCTTTCAGGAGAATGACGTCGGAAAAGATGGTGAGATAAATGACAAGCATGAAAGCTacagtaaggaacatttttctgtctttcaagaGTTATATGAAAGTGTTTAAACTGCCCTTGATGTAAGAGCTGAAAAATAATGCCagtaaattcaagcaaaaaacagACTTCACTTACCCCGTGTCAATGTGCCGTATGAACTTTCTAAATCACCAGAGGTCGACAGGTTATACTAGTACCGGTGAATACGGCTAAtgcttaaaacaggggtgtcgaaCATACAGTGCACAGGCCAAAACTGTATTgataatcaaggatgtcaaaatgacTGTTGTCCCcatacagcccagtttgatctcaggtgggtcagaccagtaaaatactatcatcataagttataaataatgacaacttcaaacttttctctattttgtttttttttagtgtaaagaagtaaaattacatgataatataacatttacaaactgttctctcacaaaaatgtgactaacctgaacaaaaatgaacaatctaaaatgtcttaagagaaataagtagaatttaaccaatattctgcctgttattaaatgttttgtgtattcgtagatccactgtgatctgtaatttgtaatgtacatgtgtaaatgataaactgagacatatattgttaaaactgcatttatttttcttaagacctttcaagttgttcacgttttaacatttttaagatgttgtagatgtaaacattttcataatgtaattttaattttttcactgttatttctttactggtccgtcccacttcagatcatattgggctgaatgtgaaacctgaactaaaatgacttgaaCACCCATGGATTAAAATAAAAGCTGTGAATGGATTTGCATACatcttaatgtttgtttttatgactCAAATACTTTATGTTGTGTTGCAGATGTGGGAGAAGACCTTCTAAACATGTGCAAGAAGAATGTAACATTAAATAAACATCTGATAGAACCCACAGGTATGATATCAGTTTTCCTTCTAAATAAGAATTCTTCCCTCTGTCAGTAGGGCAGTAGAAAACCTACCTGTCCATTTTCAATGATTGCCATGTGCCCTGTCTGCGGGTGGAATAGAAATAATAAACCTGTCTAGAGGAACATGAGCCACATAAACTTAACCAATTTATGAACTAAAATATCAAAAGCTTACCTCCTGGAgtaataaacactaaaaacaagacatacttttcagttttgttttgttttgttttttcacacacacatatatatatatatatatatatatatatgttttttttttttttttttttttttttaaattaaaacaccGTACATACAATTTACCTGgctttatgatatatttttcggAAACTCAGGTGGAGAAGTAAGGGTGAGACGACTGGACTGGCTCCAAAAAGACTTTTGCACaggtaaaactttttttttttttacttattattccCACTGGACATAATGTCTCAGTGCTGTGCTTTACAATCCCTCTGCAGCCCTGAACACATCTCTCACTTAAGAGTTTGCAACCTGACAAATGAAGATTACTTTCACTCATGCAGCATGTTCTCTTGCACCTATTTAAGACAGGACAATGGCTGCAGAAATGAGTAATTTACTGACTTCTTACTTAATTACTTGAATAGTTGTGtttacattttcatcttcatTTCCATTTAGATGCTGATGTGGAATTTAGCTGGACAGAGGAGGAAATAGCTGATATTCATAACAAGACGAAGTTCATCATTGCTGCAGATGGTACGTTATTACACTCCACcacttatcttgttttgttttttttttagttatgagTTGCAGTACATCCAGGTGGGACTTTTTAGTCTGACGAGTATCACTGAATCTCAACCAAATCTGGTCATATAGTGAGAAAATAATGTTACACAATCTGGATGTAACCAATTTAACTAAGTAAAAATGAGTTTTAAGAACCTTCtgctggataattactgcagtgataaaTATGTTATCGCCTTCAACAAGTTATTTAATCTTAACTGAGCAGCTTCTTACTACAACACATACAAAAGGTcctgtgatctgatgagtccagattgaccttgTTCCAAAGTGACATCAGGGTGAGAAGTGATGCAGCTGTCATGTATAGTACGTACCACACACGCTTATGTGGGCAGTGTTAAGATCTGgggtttcttcttctgttttagcttattagcttaccagctgataggccataagctattgtcatcatgcagcatccggtgtcgtcgtctgtcgtcgtctgtcgtcgtctgtcatccgttacaaaaatttcaatcgtcttcttctccaaaactacaatttcgattgatttcaaacttggtatacagcttctttatgatgatgtcaacaaaagttagtgaaattatttggatccggatctgattctggatttggtgcaactttgaaaaatttccccattataagagataggaagtggatcgatgcaataactcagtaaatataaatgatatccagtgtaaatttctacagtacagctctgatggggagatgaccaaaacataatgaccacatgctgatcaggatcttcttctggttctgggaacttatggaaaatttaacatgggctcttatggggaaaaaatttcaatcgtcttcttctccaaaactacagttctgattgacttcaaccttggtatacagcttgtttatgatgatgtcaacacaaggtattgaaattatttcgatctggatccaattctggatttggtgtgactttgaaaaaatttcccattataagggataggaagtggattgatccaataagtcagtaaatatcaatgatatcaagttggaatttgaattttttacagatctgattggaatatgaccaaaacatgggctatttctgtgatataataaatacaccgaactgggtgataataaatggcatctggatacatttcccaaagcttttaatttggccggtaagctacagggccattggtcctactttctttcagttggtcaggtttaggttcagaATGTTCATGTGCCTAAtatggatgtaacgattaccggtataacaatagaCCGCGGCAAAATTTCCGACAGTTAGTAttgccgtttaaattctaattattatgaaaaccgtgttcgattaccgcactttgaaagtcACGGTAACACTGCTCATTTCCtcgagaagcagcagcactccaggtgtGCATGTGCAGTTTGCAATATTTGacatctgaaaacatggtggaaggcacctgcatAGACAGCACCACGGAAATTCGGGGATAGCAGGCTCCCACTCGGACCCGGTCCGTCCAAGCGCCTGGACTTAGTTCGagtgcacagagagagagagagagagagagagagagagagagagagagagaagagagagagagagagagagagagagagagagagagagagagagagagagagagagagagagagagagagagagagagagagagagagagagagagagagatagatgtATCTGAGTGCATGGACCCAGTCCATGCTCGTGTTAACCACTCCCCGGCCCCCACTGCTTCAGATCAGCAGCAGCACACTGCCCTGGGTCAAAACAATGCTAGGACGAATCATTCACCCCTTTTACACTGcgcttctgttacgggaatatttcacctttatttcgGAACGACATATGTCTAAACAAAAGGGTGgggtcatttggtcccacctttatcgcggctctgtaacgcctctggaggtaataacagagctgtgataaaggtggaatcttGATTCCTCAACGCTATCTAAAAGGAGCACCTctcattctgcaaccaaggtgttgtTTTGATGGCGTATGGCATGTGCTACCCCTgcgccagggggatttaaaaatgagcgtgggccatgtgcagtaaacaaacatatcaacacgaccagaaagatggCGAACTGGGGAGACACAGAGATCcgccagctgttgtcacttcgggcggaggactctatccatactAACATTTGTTGAATGGTGAAAGACAGGCCGATTCtgaagaggttagcaacaccactatgctcagGGTTTTTCCAACACGGAAgtgatacatcacactatacactgtgctGCGCCACCGCTgttttgattccggaatgcaggtccgctgtgtaaaagtccagcctgtctcacctctgttactcctttggcttggctgtagaAATCGGTCCGTGGTGGAAAGAAGGTGGGATcatcatctcaccttttttctgggatctctgtgtaaaagtggcaatTTAGCAACTTTCCAGACTAGCACGtatcacttttttttaatgtatcatgcaacaaatttagctacttttaaaatttgttttgaaactttaagcaacttttgaaaagtgtctgaaacattaaaacacacacacatttgcttgaccagtacaggtacactttaatcaCTGCAATAATCATCCAATGGGAATGGCTCTTccctttgctttgttaaatctAGGTGGTGGTATTTTTGGCTGGGCGGTACGACTAAACAATTATTTgcattaacatttacatttatgtccCCAGTTTGCTATGATGATGATCTCACAGATGGATTTTTTCGAACTCTGTACCAACTCTGCAGTAATTTTAATCATATCTGCCAAGTATTCATCTCTATAGAAAAAAGGTAAGATGcaaatgtttaaataaatgtatatatgtactTTAACAGCTGTTATGGATGTGTGTAAGCCATCTGAtaacttatacacacacacacacacacacacatatgtatgttgTATATCCTGTATTATGCTGAAATAGTGTAATTTGATGTCTTACAAGGATGAACTTCACCCTGCGCCACATGGATGTTTCTTGTGAGGCTTATGACCATTTCCGCCACTGTCTGTTTCAACTCCATGACCTGGTGGATGGAAAATGCAGATTCAGGGTGGAAGAAGTTTCTCCTGACTTTCCTCAGTGTCTTATGTATGAACGCATCGAGCAACTGGTAAGTGGAGCAGGCATTTATAAGATCCAAACCTCCAATAtttaatttgggtttttttttttgttgcaaatcATGTACTTTCATCAAAGGGCTTTACAATCTGTACACAATATAACACCCCACCTACTTCAACCTTTGGTTAGAGTAAACATGTATGTGAAGTTTATGAAAGGGGCAGCTTGCACACTAGAAAAACACCATCAGTACTGAAGGATACTTACAGGTTTTAGAGCAACATGTGCTCCCATCTAGACAATGTCGTTTTCAGAGGAGTCACTACATATTTACCAGACGACGCTGAGCTACAAACTGCCTCTATTTACAACAGCATGGCTCTGTAGTAGAAGTGTCAAGGTGTTGAACTGGCCTCGTCTGCATTGTAGGCTAATTCCACTAATCAAAAACACTTGATGCATCATGAAACAAACTAGTTTGGTAAGTATGGGATTCAGTGACTTAAGTGGTATGTGATTTTAGCTGTTTCTGTATTGGAGATCCAGCACTCTTCTGATTGTACTTGCCTATGTTTGGAAGTAAAAGTTTCTAGCCTACTTTAAGGCTGAGTTAAGATTCTTTATGAAAGAGCAGTCATTTATTCAAATAGACCTTACCTGTTATGGGCTCTAGTCATGTAATAAAAAAATCCAAGTAAATGAATAaacctttttattttttgcaggAGCTGTGGAAGGTGACGGTCACTCCTCTTAGACTAGACTCGGACTGTGACTAGGATTCCCCTCTGCTGTCTTGAACAAATAAAATATGCATCTGACCTCTGACTGGTCTTCGTACATGGACTCCACGTGCGGCTTGTGCAGCTCAACACAGACTTTTTCCAGATCCAGTGTTACTGCACCTGCTGCACTGAAGACCAGACTTGCTGTGGATCCCCTCCACAAAGCTCACAGTAGACAAATAGAACACATTTGTTGAAAATAAGAGAAGGGGTGTTCAGTTGACTGCAGTGTGCGAATtgctaaatattaaaaaacagaCCTTTTAAAATGCAAGCACACCCTGATACAAGGCCTGTCTTGAAACTGTAAAGGTTTTTCTCATGGTGAAAAATTACATATTGTAGGGTTCTTGAGCTCAGTTGTGGAAAATGGAAGTGTCCCCTtcataataataatcagaataaTAAAATCCCATGTATGAGGTCCTATGTAGGTATACTTATGTTCTATATTAGAGTGTAACACAAATGATGGCCACTATGCTGGCTGCAAACAGTTCTCACTCCCATATCCTTACTCATCATATACTATGTACATCAAACATCTGTCTCAAAATATGCAGTCTTTGTTTTTCCTGGCAAATACATGAGCTACTGAACAGTCAAAGACTATCAGGTCATTTACTTCCAATGACCCGTCATTCAGCACCACCACTGTTCAGTTCATTCTGTTAGCAACCATATCCAAGTGTGGGAGGCCTGTCGAGCTCTTGGAACAAGTGAAGGATGAAGCCATGTGTGAATAgagctcatatatatatatatatatatatatatatatatatatatatatatatatatatcaaaaaaattgtgtgtgtgtgtgtgtgtgaatcctGTTTCTATATTTCTAGTCTGCCTGTGATGGTGTGGCTTCCCCAAGCTTTTCTTGTCAACTAGTGTGTTGTGTTTGGGTCCAAATATACGACCTGTTACAACTGTgtgaaaacttacaaataaaaatatttgtaatgctgctaatctgatgttttctcacttttttttattgactttctttattggaagca
This region includes:
- the mettl22 gene encoding methyltransferase-like protein 22, translating into MNSIIFQHHTVLSDVHMLLPNACHLMRRLNRVGQPVFLSKFEILCNGQKDASKDSTKESVKECEEKDNQEEDDQKDKKCKQEKHKEEEERNTPVVLDEDGDLDVTHRPTKNPDHSGRDLVNPVILCQSDPVWDPEEENTDDDDTVLKDVIRIEHTMATPLEDVGKQVWRGALLLADFIFSVPLMFKGATILELGAGTGLTSIIMATLAKTVYCTDVGEDLLNMCKKNVTLNKHLIEPTGGEVRVRRLDWLQKDFCTDADVEFSWTEEEIADIHNKTKFIIAADVCYDDDLTDGFFRTLYQLCSNFNHICQVFISIEKRMNFTLRHMDVSCEAYDHFRHCLFQLHDLVDGKCRFRVEEVSPDFPQCLMYERIEQLELWKVTVTPLRLDSDCD